The Halostagnicola kamekurae sequence GTAGATCGTCGCTATGAACCCGAACAAGGAGGCGAAAATCCTAGAAACGAAGTAAACAACAGAGGTTTGGCCAATCTTCATAGGTCAATCATATGATATCGATTTCCGAGATAAAATAATGCTTCGATCTGTTGGAACGGCTACTAGGACTGAGTTATTGGTTGATGAGGCACTGTCTAGTTCTACACCTCCTCGATCGGCGTCTTTCCGTCGAGAGCGTGGTGCGGTCTCTGTCGGTTGTAGTAGTGTATGAATTGTTCAAGCCATTCGCGTGCGCTCGACCGACTGCACACTCACGAGTTGTGGAAGCGGTCGATGCGCATTTTGAGGGTGTGAAACCACTTTTCGATGAGGTTTCGCTCGGTGTAGTTGACCCGACCGCTCAATCCTAATCGGGCAAGGGAAGTCCGATACCCGAATTGATCGACGAGAAATACGGTGTCGGAGAGATCGTATTTCTTGTCGAGTCGATGCAGAAACGCAGCTGCCGGATCGGTGCCATGCCGACCAAACAACGCGACATCGAGAATCAACTTCGTCTCGGTGTCTATTGTAGCATATAGCCAAGACCACTCACCGTTGATCTTGACAGCGGTCTCGTCAACCGCGACCCGTGACGGCTTCGCCGTCCTCAGAACGCGATGCGTTCTGATGGGCCGCACGAGAGCTTTGCTCTCGTGGACGTCGGCGGGTCGCACCCACTGTCAGCCAGCCGATGTGACAAATTCCATACTTCTCCATGTGACCGTTCAACGCCTAATTCAGCTAAAATAGTTGTTGTCTCTCGAAGAGAACAACCTATTTCGTGGAGGCGGACGATGAATGCCCTGACAGGCATCACCGTCCGCTCGTTCTCCCAAGATTCTTCTAAATCTGTCGCATAGCTCTCACTGAGCAGGTTTGCGAGCATCTTTGGACAAGAAACTCAACGACCTGCTCACTTCTCAAACTGACTCAACTAGACAGTGCCCTATGAGAAAATATATTATATCTTTGATACTAAAGATCTAGGCTAGTTCGATCCGCAAAGGATATTATGTCGAATACGTATATAAATTCATATGCCAGATTATTATACGTTCGGAAATTTCAAGCGTGCGATCCAAAATCCTAGCTTATTTTTATATGAATCTAGGCGGATAGCAGGATCCCCTTTCCATTCCATGTATAATCAATATATCAACAAAAAATCTGAAAACGGAATTGATGTAATGAGCGAAGATTGGGACAATCTGATAATTCTTGATGCATGCCGTTACGATTATTTTGCATCGCAGAACTCGCTTGACGGGAAACTAGAGGAAGTTACCTCAAGGGGAAAACGGAGTTGGGAGTTTATGGAGGGGAATTTCGTTGGACGTGAATTTCATGACACCGTCTATGTGACCGCAAATCCACATACTAGCAAACTAGATGATGATCTTTTCCATTCAGTTGAACTGCTTCTCAACCGGTGGGACGACGAAATCGGGACTGTCCAACCTGAGGAAGTCGTGAGTGCAGCTGTTGAGGCACATGAATCCTATCCAAATAAAAAATTAATAATACACTTTATGCAGCCACATCGTCCCTATATTGGTCCTACGGCTGAGAAACTTCGCGAACGTGTAGATCTAGTTGGTTTCGACAATTCGTCAGATGGTGTGCAGATATGGGGTGCTGCTAAACAAGGAGATATCACTGTTTCTGAAGTACGGAAAGCATATTCAGAGAGTCTAGAAGGTGTATTAGACCATGTAGAGACACTTCTTGACAATATTAATGGAAAATCTGTTGTCACCTCTGATCATGGTGAAATGCTTGGGGAACGGATATTTCCCTTTGCAAACCGGTTATGGGGCCACTCAGAGGGTATAGCCACTCATACACTCCTCAAAGTACCTTGGCTTATTATCGATTCTGATAAGCGCAGAGAAACATATCAGGAAACACCGAGTACAAATATGGAGTTCGAAGAAGATGTCATACAAGATCGGTTACAAGCGTTAGGGTATAAAACGTGATGGCTCTGGTGAATCACTACACATCGGTGACTTTCCGTGGGAAATTACACTGTTCGAGGAATCCGTCCGTAACAAGCCGGTCGACCTGTCTCAGAAAGACTGCAAGGTACTGCAACCCAACGCAGTATGGTGATTGATCAGATCCAATGTGATAGGCACATGATAAATGGCGTTACGTGGTTCCAGCAGCAGCCTCCGTCGATCCGACTTCTGCTAGCTAACCTACCAGAAGAGCATCTTATCATCTACACCGACTATTTTCGGGCATATGAGCCATTCAAAACAAGGATATCGATACAATCATGATGAGACATGTGTTAATATATTCGAGAACCAACAAATCATTCAGGATCGGGACTACACACTTGAAAAACACATCTAAGTTATACTTCTAGATCGCTAATGTAGTCAACGAGAGACTAGGATCTCTAGTGTATTCGTCGTTACTCCGCAACTATACTTTGGATTGCCGTGTCGAGTCGATCTGGATCAACCACAAGGTTCACACCACGTTGTTCACAGTCTAGGTCAATATATCCATAATCGAGTATCTCTGCGAGACGGGCAAACGATGCAATTTTCTTGTTTCCGAATAGTTCGATAACTTCGACATCATCGGCGTAGACAATGTTTGCCAATCCGGCACCATGTGGAGCAACGACGACTTCCGCATTAGCGAATAAATTAATCTGTTCGGCTACACTCAGCTCGCTCAAAACATACGTCTCGAATCCATATCTATCGAGGACAGGCTGAATTTCGTCGATGTTATCGACCCGACGTGCTGTTGCATCAGTCCGTGAAATATAGATATGTTTCTTATTGCTCCCAGCAATTTCATCGCCACGCATCCGATTGCGGAGCCACTGGCATTCCTCTCGGGTGGGATCGGGGAAGGAAGGAATTACTAGGCGGTCTATGTGGGCCACATCACCGTTCCAGGTGACGACTCGACCTTGGTAGTCGACACGGTCAATCATTTCATTCACCCACGACGAACGGTTGGATGGAACTAGCAAGTCTGGATACTCACCTTCCTCTGCTGCGTACATCTCAAGAAGGCGGATCCGTGGCAGGCATTCAATTGTCCAATGATAGTAGTTGTTCCAAGGTGGGAGCAGGATTGTTGCCATTTCGAATTGAATGTCTGGTGTTTCGTCGCCGTTAAGGGTTGCAGTTGCGTGCCGAGGGCTATTTACTAGTGCTTTCGCCACTGCAACTCCAACTCGCCGATCTGCTAATTGAGGTGTGCCAACCGTCTCAGCAATGAGGCGACCATCAGTTGTCACTGCTGGACCAACTGGGCCAAGTACTTTCGTATCAGTGAGGGTGCAGACGAACCGATCGCCCGGCCAATACGTTTCGGATGGAGATCCCTCTTGAGGGATTCCTTTTCTACTCTTGGTCGGTACTTCTTTCGTACAGGACTCATAGATTTGGTAGTCTCCTTCTGCATGGAGGCGATCTCGAGAAAGTTGTTGGAGTCGTTCCTGTAAAACATGCTTGTAAAGAAAACGATAGCCTAGTATATTGACAAGAAACGTGTCTATGGATGACTTAGCTAACTCGGAGAATCCGTCGAGTTGATATTTTCGATGAGCTCGCCACGGTATATTCCATAGATTCATAGGTATCTGCTAGTGGACTATGCGTCGGTTTAACAACTCTGGAACAACTTCATAGGGCACTTCGAGATATTGAGATCAGAATGGAAAGATATGGCTGATGAAGTAGTGTTGTTAACGCCCTTCGGAAGTAGATTGTTGGTCGAATAGAGCGGGCGCTATGAAAGCGTAGCGGGCAAGAGTAATGCTGACTCATCACTCGACTATGTTTCCAGTTGAAGTCTTTTGCTTAGAGGCGAGCGCCGCGAACCTGTTGTAGTACGTGAGAGATGTTTTAGGTCCGAAGGGAGATAATCAACACAGTGAGCGGCAATGGTCGAAAGGACGTTATTCTCCATCTTTCTGATGAAGAGCTTAATCAACTCCTGGCCGAGGCGGACGATCCGAAGGCCGTCCGCCATCTTACCTTCATAAAGAATCCCTATGAAGGAGACACGCTTGAGGAGGCAATAAACCAGTTGGGAAGTCTGAATTAACCGAAAATCGGTGGGATCGCTGCTGGAATAAGGATGAACTTGGTCAACTGACGCCGAACTTCGGGGAACAGATATCCCCGAAGTTCGGAGAAGATGAACAAGAAATGCTTCTAGAACCGAAAACATAAGATAGTACGCCAGTATCTCCCGCCATAGATGACTATTAGCTTCTCCGATTGGCTTTCGGAAAGCATCGAGCACTTTCGTACCAGTGATCGGTCGGTCGTGAGTAGGATTGCTCGTCCCCCCTACTACGTGTACGTTGGGGCCTTCTTGACAGCAACTCAGCAGCGACAGTATGGAACGAACATCTTTGATCGAGAGTGGGATACATTGATCGTCCTAGACGCGTGTAGGGTTGATGCGTTGCGTGAAGTCGCAGACGAGTATGACTTCATCACCCAAGTTAACTCGATTACGTCTGTTGGAAGCACCTCCTTTGAATGGTTGAATCACACGTTTTCCGCTGAGTACTTGGAGGACATCCAAGAGACTGCGTATATTACGGGGAACGGCTATACGGAGCGAGTGTTTGAATCTGATGGACATACCGGACATGCACCGATTCCGTTCGGTCCGGAGAATTACAATGTAGTCGATTCTTCGGATTTTGGGTACTTGGAGGAACTATGGCGGGTGGACTTTGAAGACTCTTCTGAGTGGATCATTGGGAGCGGTGACGGCCGGCGTGTGAATCCGAGATACACGACGGATAGAACGATTCAGGCTATCAGAAATTCCGAATTGGATAGGTCTATCGTCCACTATATGTACCCTCACGATCCGTACCCGCTCGCAGGGGAATCTCTACAGCGTCCTTTCGATCCCCTCAAAGCCGGAACAGCGTCCAGAGATGATGTATGGGGTGCGTACCTCGATAATCTCAAACTCGTTCTGGATGAGGTGGAACTCCTGCTCGAAAATATCGATAGTGAGAGGGTTGTGATTACCGCCGATCACGGAGAAGCGTTCGGCGAGTACGGTTTTTACCGGCACGTGATTGGCTGTCCAATTCCATGTATGCGACGTGTTCCGTGGGTCAAAACTACAGCGACCGACAAGGGAAAGTATGAACCAACTGCACCTAAATACAGTCTTAACGACTCTGTTGCAGTCCAAGATCGTTTAGAACAGTTAGGGTATCTATAATTAATCATAATATATTATAGAATTCCTAACGAAGTTCTGTAGTCGAAACAAGATAGCTAATACACTATATCGTCAGGCACCGTCTAGTGAGGCCAGTTTGAGGAATGACCAGGTCGTAGAGCTAGTTTGGCTATGACGCTCACAGACCTGCTCAGCGAGTGCTACACGGCGGAATTTGATGAATCTTAGGAGTGTGCCGATCCAGCGACCCCGGAAACGTGGCTACAAGCCTTTACCGCCTGATGGAATTCGCGTAACTAAACACGATGGGCGCGTCAACCCCAACTTCTTCGGGTAGCTCGTAGACAGCTTCTTCGAATTCTTGTTATTTTTCTGATGGTTTTCCCTTCTCCCAGATCGCTGAACATCAGTAACGGCCTGCTCAAGCGACTCGTTAGTGTAGAGTCGCTTGAGCCAACTGTAGATTGTTCGCCGACCGGTTTATACCACTCGGATAGTTCAGTCTGCGTAACACTGTTTTTGTACGCAATTGCCACTAACAGCCGCTGTGTCGGCTTCCTTCCCTCGACGCTGTCGAGTGATCGTGGAGTTCTTCGACGGAGATATCGTCGAGTGATCCAATAGAAGCTCCAACCACCTATGGGCGGAAAGTCCTAATAGCTACTATAGTTGTGGTGCTAAATTTAACCCCAATCCATACAATAGTAGTGATATATAATATTCAGTATGTTTGGGGGTTTAAATATAATGTGTGTCTTGGAGCTATATCGGGAGTGGTGGTTTTGTTGGGATCCTCTTATTGTCGTGCGGTTTTGATTAGTCCCACGTTTGCCCAGTTTCGGTTGCAAACGGACCAGAGAGACGCGCTTTCAAATATCACCAGTAATGCAGTTCAACAGAGCCGGAGTATTAAAATATTTCCTCTGATAACATCCGATAATGCAACTAGTACGAAAAGGGATTGAGATTTTGCGGTCATATGGACCGGTTTCATTCGTGTCGGCTATCTTTCTATTTGCTTACTGGAATTTAGGAATTAGAACTATATTTCTTATATACTATCACAAATCATCGGGGCCGACCACGAACGTAATCATTGGAAAGATATCAGCATCTATAGAAACAAGAACATATTATGAATTTGAACTCTCGTATGATCTAAAAGACGAGCAAAAAACATTGGAAAATGTGCTCGGTGATACTTCACAAGATGATGTATTCTACGATATTGGGGCTAATGTTGGCCTCTACTCCTATTTATTTGGACCAGCGGTCTCAGAGTGTAAAATATGCGCATTTGACCCTCACGCTATGAATGCAGCAGCCCTAAAACGAGATCTCGAACGGAACAAAATTGATGGAATGATATTTCGACTGGCACTCTCAGATGAAAACGGAACGTTTGAACTCTCTGAAGAGGGACAGAAAGCCGGTTTCGGTGATCACTCACTTGATACAACTGAATCAGAATCTACTGTTCCAGTGATTTTTCGTCGACTCGGTGATCTACGAGAAGAGTATACTTTACCAGTTCCAACGGTAGTCAAAATCGATGTAGAGGGAGCAGAACTTGACGTCATTAAAGGGGCGAAAGATACCTTCTCGGCCCCTAACTGCAAAACAATCTATTGCGAAATTCATCTCGATCGTGTTCAATC is a genomic window containing:
- a CDS encoding sulfatase-like hydrolase/transferase; this translates as MPDYYTFGNFKRAIQNPSLFLYESRRIAGSPFHSMYNQYINKKSENGIDVMSEDWDNLIILDACRYDYFASQNSLDGKLEEVTSRGKRSWEFMEGNFVGREFHDTVYVTANPHTSKLDDDLFHSVELLLNRWDDEIGTVQPEEVVSAAVEAHESYPNKKLIIHFMQPHRPYIGPTAEKLRERVDLVGFDNSSDGVQIWGAAKQGDITVSEVRKAYSESLEGVLDHVETLLDNINGKSVVTSDHGEMLGERIFPFANRLWGHSEGIATHTLLKVPWLIIDSDKRRETYQETPSTNMEFEEDVIQDRLQALGYKT
- a CDS encoding glycosyltransferase family 61 protein, with amino-acid sequence MAKALVNSPRHATATLNGDETPDIQFEMATILLPPWNNYYHWTIECLPRIRLLEMYAAEEGEYPDLLVPSNRSSWVNEMIDRVDYQGRVVTWNGDVAHIDRLVIPSFPDPTREECQWLRNRMRGDEIAGSNKKHIYISRTDATARRVDNIDEIQPVLDRYGFETYVLSELSVAEQINLFANAEVVVAPHGAGLANIVYADDVEVIELFGNKKIASFARLAEILDYGYIDLDCEQRGVNLVVDPDRLDTAIQSIVAE
- a CDS encoding FkbM family methyltransferase, with protein sequence MQLVRKGIEILRSYGPVSFVSAIFLFAYWNLGIRTIFLIYYHKSSGPTTNVIIGKISASIETRTYYEFELSYDLKDEQKTLENVLGDTSQDDVFYDIGANVGLYSYLFGPAVSECKICAFDPHAMNAAALKRDLERNKIDGMIFRLALSDENGTFELSEEGQKAGFGDHSLDTTESESTVPVIFRRLGDLREEYTLPVPTVVKIDVEGAELDVIKGAKDTFSAPNCKTIYCEIHLDRVQSFGGSPKQVKDSLTNTEFEIEYIDEEVGGRSMMKATK